Proteins found in one Hevea brasiliensis isolate MT/VB/25A 57/8 chromosome 18, ASM3005281v1, whole genome shotgun sequence genomic segment:
- the LOC110668599 gene encoding oxoglutarate-dependent flavonoid 7-O-demethylase 1, giving the protein MASATATVDNFPPVVSVQELIKQPFVSVPQSYVQSDQGIFKPADCFPSVPTIDLKLLFSEETAELELEKLHSTCKEWGLFQLVNHGVSSSLLENMRNEIEEFYNLPLEEKMKYKIRQGDVEGYGTMARVGGIFDWGDRLSMITNPIHRRKPHLLPELPSSLRNNLESYILELQKLSMKLVGFMAKALKMDRKEMEEMFDDGMQSVRMTYYPPCPQPELVLGIFPHSDATGITILNQINGVDGLQIKKDGVWIPVSFLEGSLVVNVGDILEILSNGLYHSIEHRAAVNSEKERISIAFFVNPKFEAEVGPAASLINPQNPPLFRRIGMEKYVKDFLSRKLNGKSYLEHMKVQIEDGN; this is encoded by the exons ATGGCATCTGCTACTGCCACCGTTGACAACTTCCCCCCTGTGGTCAGTGTTCAGGAGCTCATCAAACAGCCTTTCGTCTCAGTCCCTCAAAGCTATGTTCAATCTGATCAAGGAATCTTCAAGCCTGCAGATTGCTTTCCATCAGTTCCCACTATTGACTTGAAACTCCTGTTTTCAGAGGAAACTGCAGAGTTGGAGCTTGAGAAGTTGCACTCTACTTGCAAAGAATGGGGCCTCTTCCag TTGGTGAATCATGGAGTTAGCTCTTCATTGCTGGAAAATATGAGGAacgagattgaagaattttataaTCTTCCattagaagagaaaatgaaatacaaGATAAGGCAAGGTGATGTTGAAGGGTATGGAACAATGGCCAGAGTAGGAGGAATTTTCGATTGGGGTGATAGACTCTCCATGATAACCAACCCTATCCATAGGAGAAAGCCTCACCTTCTCCCAGAGCTCCCTTCATCTCTGAG AAATAACTTGGAAAGTTATATACTCGAACTGCAAAAACTATCCATGAAGCTTGTTGGGTTTATGGCAAAAGCTTTGAAGATGGACAGAAAGGAGATGGAGGAGATGTTCGATGATGGGATGCAATCTGTGAGGATGACATATTATCCTCCATGTCCACAACCAGAGCTAGTTCTTGGCATTTTTCCTCATTCAGATGCAACTGGCATCACAATCCTCAATCAGATTAATGGGGTGGATGGTCTTCAGATTAAAAAGGATGGGGTTTGGATCCCTGTGAGCTTCCTCGAAGGTTCTCTTGTAGTAAATGTGGGAGACATACTTGAG attttgagcAATGGACTCTACCATAGCATCGAGCACAGGGCAGCAGTGAATTCAGAGAAAGAAAGGATTTCTATTGCATTTTTCGTCAACcccaaatttgaggcagaggttgGGCCTGCAGCTAGTCTGATTAACCCTCAAAACCCACCATTATTTCGAAGAATTGGGATGGAAAAATATGTCAAAGATTTCCTCTCTCGTAAGCTCAATGGGAAATCATACTTGGAGCATATGAAAGTTCAGATTGAGGATGGCAATTAG